A region from the Nocardioides coralli genome encodes:
- a CDS encoding gamma-glutamyl-gamma-aminobutyrate hydrolase family protein — MAAPLIGLTTYREQAAWGVWDQPADVLPTQYADAVLATGAVPVLLPPVDQTGAADLVVARLDGLVISGGADVDPARYDAAPHPRTAGWRPDRDAWELALLDAAAAVELPVLGVCRGMQVMAVHAGGELDQHTPDLVGHEQHSPGGDVFGPIDVATVAGTRVAGLLGERLTVSCHHHQSVRAHPGYTAAAHADDGTLEAMELPGERFWVAVQWHPETSADVGLLAGLVRAAATYATARQPV; from the coding sequence ATGGCCGCGCCGCTGATCGGCCTCACGACCTACCGCGAGCAGGCGGCGTGGGGCGTCTGGGACCAGCCGGCCGACGTGCTGCCCACGCAGTACGCCGACGCGGTGCTGGCGACCGGAGCGGTGCCGGTGCTGCTGCCGCCGGTCGACCAGACCGGGGCCGCCGACCTCGTCGTGGCCCGACTCGACGGGTTGGTGATCAGTGGCGGCGCCGACGTCGACCCGGCGCGCTACGACGCCGCCCCCCATCCCCGGACCGCCGGCTGGCGACCGGACCGTGACGCGTGGGAGCTGGCGCTGCTGGACGCGGCCGCTGCCGTGGAGCTGCCCGTGCTCGGGGTGTGTCGCGGGATGCAGGTGATGGCGGTGCACGCGGGCGGCGAGCTCGACCAGCACACGCCGGACCTCGTGGGCCACGAGCAGCACAGCCCCGGCGGTGACGTCTTCGGCCCCATCGACGTGGCGACCGTCGCCGGCACCCGGGTCGCCGGGCTGCTCGGTGAGCGGCTGACGGTCAGCTGCCACCATCACCAGTCGGTCAGGGCCCACCCCGGCTACACGGCCGCCGCGCACGCCGACGACGGGACGCTGGAGGCGATGGAGCTGCCCGGCGAACGGTTCTGGGTGGCCGTGCAGTGGCACCCCGAGACCTCGGCCGACGTGGGGCTGCTCGCTGGCCTGGTCCGCGCGGCCGCGACGTACGCGACCGCGCGGCAGCCCGTCTGA